The following are encoded in a window of Urocitellus parryii isolate mUroPar1 chromosome 7, mUroPar1.hap1, whole genome shotgun sequence genomic DNA:
- the Cacng1 gene encoding voltage-dependent calcium channel gamma-1 subunit, which produces MSQTQALKVRVALFCILVGIVLAMVAVVTDYWAVLSPHMEHNNATCEAAHFGLWRICTTRVPVDDIEDKNCGAITLPGEKNCSYFRHFNPGESSEIFEFTTQKEYSISAAAIAIFSLGFIIVGTICALLSFPKKRDYLLRPASMFYAFAGLCIFVSVEVMRQSVKRMIDSEDTVWIEYYYSWSFACACAAFVLLFLGGLALLLFSLPRMPQNPWESCMDAEPEH; this is translated from the exons ATGTCCCAGACCCAAGCCCTGAAGGTTCGTGTGGCCCTCTTTTGCATCCTGGTGGGCATTGTGCTGGCCATGGTGGCCGTGGTGACGGACTACTGGGCCGTGCTGAGCCCCCACATGGAGCACAACAATGCCACCTGCGAGGCAGCCCACTTCGGCCTCTGGAGGATTTGCACCACGCGCGTTCCTGTGGACGACATTGAGGACAAGAACTGTGGCGCCATCACCCTGCCTGGGG AGAAGAACTGTTCCTACTTCAGGCATTTCAACCCCGGTGAGAGCTCAGAGATCTTTGAATTCACCACTCAGAAGG AGTACAGCATCTCCGCGGCCGCCATCGCCATCTTCAGCCTGGGCTTCATCATCGTGGGCACCATCTGCGCACTTCTGTCCTTCCCGAAGAAGCGGGACTACCTGCTGAGGCCAGCGTCCATGTTCTACGCCTTTGCAG GGCTCTGCATCTTTGTCTCAGTGGAGGTCATGCGGCAGTCGGTGAAGCGCATGATCGACAGTGAGGACACGGTCTGGATCGAGTACTACTACTCCTGGTCCTTTGCGTGCGCCTGTGCCGCCTTCGTCCTGCTCTTCCTTGGCGGCCTCGCCCTCCTGCTCTTCTCCCTGCCTCGAATGCCCCAGAACCCCTGGGAGTCCTGCATGGATGCTGAGCCGGAGCACTAG